The Hymenobacter sp. DG01 genome has a segment encoding these proteins:
- a CDS encoding PepSY domain-containing protein, translating to MQTTQQTAPAVRAAGPIKRVVQRNMYRWHRIIGLLTVVPVILWTLSGLAHPLMSNWLRPKIAREALVPTPLAKPKVALRQVLTQNQIASLRSVRVVQWQEQQAYQVQLGTEAPTAVPRYFSAETGQPLPVSADRQYAEQLARYFTQDSTAQVSSAVRITGFDQEYKFVNRLLPVWRIALDRPDGLVVYVETAPARLATFNNASRSAFIRVFDLFHNWSWLELIGNNTFQVLTMLVLLGIIIASAVSGLVIYGFMWNKFRKPRNAQDRVGWLRKYHRQVGLAVALVTFTFAGSGAFHVYLKLHPDDRLRYQHAPAVLTPALAVDLTELPLAWESVQQVTLAELNGQVYYQVFLLPAEKPTGPAAGASTGQPVEAVRATPVVYYNAATGQLLPDGATHYAAFLANTFLQQAGGGATPAMSGKPTLVDHFEGEYGFINKRLPVMKVAYNTPQKTTLYVEPATGRLAARVENVARYEGLSFAFLHKYHAAGELGKNIRDIITMLAAAGVLAVSVLGLWLFIKMK from the coding sequence CGCAATATGTACCGCTGGCACCGCATCATCGGGCTGCTGACGGTGGTACCGGTTATCCTCTGGACCCTCAGCGGCCTCGCGCACCCACTGATGAGCAACTGGCTGCGGCCGAAAATAGCCCGCGAAGCTTTGGTGCCTACCCCCTTGGCCAAGCCAAAGGTGGCGTTGCGGCAGGTGCTGACGCAGAATCAGATTGCCAGCCTACGTAGTGTGCGCGTGGTGCAGTGGCAGGAGCAGCAGGCGTACCAGGTGCAGCTAGGCACCGAAGCGCCTACTGCCGTGCCGCGCTATTTCAGCGCCGAAACGGGGCAGCCCTTGCCTGTCAGCGCCGACCGGCAGTACGCCGAGCAACTGGCCCGCTATTTCACCCAAGACTCTACGGCGCAAGTGAGCAGCGCCGTGCGCATCACCGGCTTCGACCAGGAGTATAAGTTTGTGAACCGCCTGCTGCCCGTGTGGCGCATTGCCCTCGACCGGCCCGACGGGTTGGTAGTGTACGTGGAAACGGCCCCGGCCCGGCTGGCTACGTTCAACAACGCCAGCCGCAGCGCCTTCATTCGGGTGTTCGACTTGTTCCACAACTGGTCGTGGCTGGAGTTGATAGGCAACAATACGTTCCAGGTACTGACCATGCTGGTGCTGCTGGGTATCATCATCGCCTCGGCCGTGAGTGGGCTGGTGATTTACGGGTTCATGTGGAATAAATTCCGCAAGCCCCGCAATGCCCAGGACCGGGTAGGCTGGCTGCGCAAGTACCACCGGCAGGTAGGGTTGGCCGTGGCCTTGGTTACGTTCACCTTCGCGGGCAGCGGGGCCTTCCACGTCTACCTCAAGCTTCACCCCGACGACAGGCTGCGTTACCAGCACGCGCCCGCCGTGCTTACCCCCGCCTTGGCCGTGGACCTCACGGAGTTGCCTCTGGCCTGGGAATCGGTGCAACAGGTAACCTTGGCGGAGTTGAACGGACAGGTGTACTACCAGGTATTCCTGCTTCCGGCAGAAAAGCCCACCGGCCCGGCGGCCGGCGCCAGCACCGGCCAGCCAGTGGAAGCGGTGCGCGCTACCCCCGTAGTCTACTACAATGCCGCTACCGGCCAGCTGCTGCCCGACGGCGCCACTCACTACGCGGCGTTTCTGGCTAACACCTTCCTGCAACAAGCCGGGGGTGGTGCTACCCCTGCCATGAGCGGCAAACCTACCCTGGTGGATCATTTCGAAGGCGAGTACGGCTTCATCAACAAGCGCCTGCCCGTTATGAAAGTGGCCTACAATACCCCGCAGAAAACCACCTTGTACGTGGAACCCGCTACCGGCCGCCTCGCCGCCCGCGTCGAGAATGTAGCCCGCTACGAAGGCCTGAGCTTCGCCTTCCTGCACAAGTACCACGCCGCCGGGGAGCTGGGCAAAAACATCCGTGACATCATCACGATGCTGGCTGCCGCCGGCGTATTGGCCGTGTCGGTGCTGGGCTTGTGGCTATTTATCAAGATGAAATGA